Proteins encoded within one genomic window of Cryptosporangium minutisporangium:
- a CDS encoding response regulator yields MTEVEPLPIEVLLVEDDPGDVLMTKEAFDDHKLRNSLHVVNNGVDALLFLRKEGEFSSAPTPDLVLLDLNLPRMDGREVLAEIKADEALRRIPVVVLTTSEAEEDVLRSYNLHANAYVTKPVDFEQFVKVVRQVDDFFLTVVRLPPSGL; encoded by the coding sequence GTGACAGAGGTCGAGCCCCTGCCGATCGAGGTCCTGTTGGTCGAAGACGATCCGGGCGACGTCCTGATGACCAAGGAAGCGTTCGACGACCACAAGCTGCGCAACTCGCTGCACGTGGTGAACAACGGGGTCGACGCGCTGCTCTTCCTCCGCAAGGAGGGCGAGTTCTCCAGCGCGCCGACGCCCGACCTCGTGCTGCTCGACCTCAACCTGCCGCGGATGGACGGACGTGAGGTCCTCGCGGAGATCAAGGCCGACGAGGCGCTCCGCCGGATCCCGGTGGTCGTGCTGACCACCTCGGAGGCCGAGGAGGACGTTCTGCGCAGCTACAACCTGCACGCGAACGCCTACGTGACGAAGCCGGTGGACTTCGAGCAGTTCGTCAAGGTCGTCCGCCAGGTCGACGACTTCTTCCTAACCGTCGTCCGCTTGCCCCCCAGCGGCCTCTGA
- a CDS encoding sodium-translocating pyrophosphatase has translation MEGPNLAIGGEGVELSGSNVTYVVIAAAIALLALGVAAALVRAVLSAGQGTTKMQEIAAAVQEGAAAYLARQFKTLGIFVVVAVILLFVLPVPGDEMSVRIGRSVFFIVGALFSAFIGYVGMWLATRANVRVAAAAREADGAPVAMRIAFRTGGVVGFFTVGLGLLGAATVVLIYNGDAPTVLEGFGFGAALLAMFMRVGGGIFTKAADVGADLVGKVEQGIPEDDPRNAATIADNVGDNVGDCAGMAADLFESYAVTLVASLILGKVAFGEQGLVFPLIVPAIGVVTAIIGVFLTRLRPGDKSGMTAINRAFFISALISAVLCSIAAFAYLPSSFADFDGVTERIANHDGDPRILAVIAVLIGIVLAAAIQLLTGYFTAVGSRPVRDIGKTALTGPATVVLSGITVGLESAVYTALLISAGVFGAYLLGGGITVISLFAVALAGTGLLTTVGVIVAMDTFGPISDNAQGIAEMSGDIDEAGSRTLTDLDAVGNTTKAITKGIAIATAVLAATALFGSFTDAVRTSAEEAGQRLTGEYAGVLDIANPKNLVGLIIGASVVFLFSGLAINAVTRAAGAIVFEVRRQFREIPGIMEGTGKPEYGKVVDICTRDSLRELATPGLLAVLAPIAVGFGLGVGPLGAYLAGAIATGTLMAVFLANSGGAWDNAKKMVEDGAFGGKGSPAHDATVIGDTVGDPFKDTAGPAINPLIKVMNLVALIVAPAVVTYSTGPDENVGIRLAIALVATAIIVGAVIVSRRRPISIAEDDEEQPAAVKTEPIGV, from the coding sequence GCCCTACTCGCTCTTGGCGTCGCCGCCGCCTTGGTGCGCGCGGTGCTCTCTGCCGGCCAAGGCACAACGAAGATGCAGGAAATCGCTGCGGCAGTCCAGGAGGGCGCCGCCGCCTACCTGGCCCGCCAGTTCAAAACGCTAGGGATCTTCGTCGTCGTCGCGGTGATCCTCCTGTTCGTCCTCCCGGTACCGGGCGACGAGATGTCGGTGCGCATCGGACGCTCCGTCTTCTTCATCGTCGGTGCGCTGTTCTCGGCGTTCATCGGTTACGTCGGCATGTGGCTGGCGACTCGGGCGAACGTGCGGGTGGCCGCGGCGGCCCGGGAGGCGGACGGCGCCCCGGTAGCGATGCGGATCGCGTTCCGCACGGGCGGCGTGGTCGGCTTCTTCACGGTCGGCCTCGGCCTGCTCGGCGCCGCGACCGTCGTGCTGATCTACAACGGTGACGCGCCGACCGTGCTGGAGGGCTTCGGCTTCGGTGCCGCGCTGCTCGCGATGTTCATGCGGGTCGGCGGCGGCATCTTCACCAAGGCCGCCGACGTCGGCGCCGACCTGGTCGGCAAGGTCGAACAGGGCATCCCCGAGGACGACCCGCGCAACGCCGCGACGATCGCCGACAACGTGGGCGACAACGTGGGTGACTGCGCCGGTATGGCGGCCGACCTGTTCGAGTCCTACGCCGTGACGCTGGTGGCCTCGCTCATCCTGGGCAAGGTCGCGTTCGGCGAGCAGGGTCTGGTCTTCCCGCTGATCGTGCCCGCGATCGGCGTCGTCACCGCGATCATCGGCGTGTTCCTCACCAGGCTGCGTCCGGGTGACAAGTCCGGGATGACCGCGATCAACCGCGCGTTCTTCATCTCCGCGCTGATCTCGGCAGTGCTCTGCTCGATCGCGGCGTTCGCGTACCTGCCCTCGTCGTTCGCCGACTTCGACGGCGTCACCGAGAGGATCGCGAACCACGACGGTGACCCGCGGATCCTCGCGGTGATCGCGGTGCTCATCGGCATCGTGCTGGCGGCCGCGATCCAGCTGCTGACCGGCTACTTCACCGCGGTCGGTAGCCGTCCGGTGCGCGACATCGGCAAGACGGCGCTGACCGGTCCGGCGACGGTCGTGCTGTCCGGCATCACGGTCGGCCTGGAGTCGGCGGTCTACACCGCGCTGCTGATCAGCGCCGGGGTCTTCGGCGCGTACCTGCTCGGTGGCGGCATCACGGTGATCTCCCTGTTCGCGGTCGCGCTGGCCGGTACCGGTCTGCTGACCACGGTCGGCGTCATCGTCGCGATGGACACGTTCGGCCCGATCTCCGACAACGCCCAGGGCATCGCGGAGATGTCCGGCGACATCGACGAGGCCGGCTCGCGGACGCTCACCGACCTCGACGCCGTCGGCAACACCACGAAGGCGATCACCAAGGGCATCGCGATCGCCACCGCCGTGCTCGCGGCGACCGCGCTGTTCGGTTCGTTCACCGACGCGGTGCGCACCTCCGCCGAGGAGGCCGGCCAGCGCCTCACCGGTGAGTACGCGGGTGTCCTCGACATCGCCAACCCGAAGAACCTCGTCGGGCTGATCATCGGCGCGTCGGTGGTCTTCCTCTTCTCCGGTCTGGCGATCAACGCGGTGACCCGGGCGGCCGGCGCCATCGTGTTCGAGGTGCGGCGTCAGTTCCGGGAGATTCCCGGGATCATGGAGGGCACCGGTAAGCCCGAGTACGGCAAGGTCGTGGACATCTGCACCCGCGACTCGCTGCGGGAGCTGGCCACACCCGGTCTGCTCGCGGTGCTGGCACCGATCGCGGTCGGGTTCGGTCTCGGCGTCGGACCGCTCGGCGCGTACCTGGCCGGTGCGATCGCGACCGGCACGCTGATGGCGGTGTTCCTGGCCAACTCCGGTGGCGCCTGGGACAACGCGAAGAAGATGGTGGAGGACGGCGCGTTCGGTGGCAAGGGCTCGCCGGCGCACGACGCCACCGTGATCGGCGACACCGTCGGTGACCCGTTCAAGGACACCGCTGGTCCGGCGATCAACCCGCTGATCAAGGTGATGAACCTGGTCGCGCTGATCGTCGCCCCGGCGGTGGTCACGTACTCCACCGGGCCGGACGAGAACGTCGGCATTCGGCTGGCGATCGCGCTGGTCGCCACGGCGATCATCGTCGGCGCCGTCATCGTCTCCCGGCGGCGGCCGATTTCGATCGCCGAGGACGACGAGGAGCAGCCCGCTGCCGTCAAAACCGAACCCATAGGCGTCTAA